A window of the Bradyrhizobium ottawaense genome harbors these coding sequences:
- a CDS encoding aldo/keto reductase: protein MQYRNLGRSGLKISPICLGTMMFGGPTDEATSSRIVAKAREAGINFIDSADAYNGGNSEKVVGRAISNNRQNWILATKLANQIGSDPNHGGLSRRWVLQAAEESLKRLGTDFIDIYYLHKEDHKTPLEETVRAIGDLIRQGKIRYFGVSNYRAWRVAEICNLCDQNGIDRPIVSQPYYNAMNRMPEVEHFPACGYYGLGIVPYSPLARGVLTGKYAPDAAPDKDSRAGRADKRMMQTEWRPESLQLAQEIKQHAEAKGITAGQFAVSWVLNSSFVTGVIAGPRTEEQWDDYLKALDYRFTAEDEALIDRLVVSGHPSTPGFNDPGYPIEGRRARTG from the coding sequence ATGCAATATCGCAACCTCGGCCGCAGCGGCCTGAAGATTTCGCCGATCTGCCTGGGCACCATGATGTTCGGCGGGCCGACCGACGAGGCGACGTCGTCGCGGATCGTGGCCAAGGCGCGCGAGGCCGGCATCAACTTCATCGACAGCGCCGACGCCTATAATGGCGGCAACTCCGAGAAGGTGGTCGGCCGCGCGATTTCCAACAACCGGCAGAACTGGATTCTCGCGACCAAACTCGCCAACCAGATCGGCAGCGATCCCAACCATGGCGGACTGTCGCGGCGCTGGGTGCTGCAGGCGGCGGAAGAGAGCCTGAAGCGGCTCGGCACCGACTTCATCGACATCTATTACCTGCACAAGGAAGACCACAAGACGCCGCTGGAAGAGACGGTGCGCGCGATCGGCGACCTGATCCGGCAGGGCAAGATCCGCTATTTCGGCGTCTCGAACTACCGCGCCTGGCGGGTCGCCGAGATCTGCAACCTCTGTGATCAGAACGGCATCGACCGCCCGATCGTCAGCCAGCCCTATTACAACGCGATGAACCGGATGCCGGAGGTCGAGCACTTTCCGGCCTGCGGCTATTACGGCCTCGGCATCGTGCCTTATTCGCCGCTGGCGCGCGGCGTGCTGACCGGCAAATACGCGCCCGATGCCGCGCCCGACAAGGACAGCCGCGCCGGCCGCGCCGACAAGCGCATGATGCAGACCGAATGGCGCCCGGAATCGCTGCAGCTTGCGCAAGAGATCAAGCAGCACGCCGAGGCCAAAGGCATCACCGCCGGCCAGTTCGCGGTGTCGTGGGTGCTGAACTCGTCGTTCGTGACCGGCGTGATCGCCGGACCCCGCACCGAAGAGCAGTGGGACGATTACCTGAAGGCGCTCGACTATCGCTTCACGGCGGAAGACGAGGCGCTGATCGACCGGCTGGTGGTGAGCGGCCATCCGTCGACGCCAGGGTTCAACGATCCCGGCTACCCGATCGAGGGACGGCGGGCGCGGACGGGGTAA
- a CDS encoding DUF3309 family protein: MILLIVVVVLLFGGGGYWGRRRGHW; the protein is encoded by the coding sequence ATGATCCTGCTTATTGTCGTAGTGGTGCTCCTGTTCGGTGGCGGTGGATATTGGGGTCGCCGTCGCGGTCACTGGTGA
- a CDS encoding DUF1488 domain-containing protein, which translates to MIDFPNHSRSYDVTRRAVRFWGHDSAIEASFYVEEAALARIQPGAQLDEPGCLRAFDANRDRICAAAAKVYVRGGRGSYDLGVANF; encoded by the coding sequence ATGATCGATTTTCCAAATCACAGCCGCTCGTACGACGTCACCCGCCGCGCGGTGCGGTTCTGGGGACATGACAGCGCGATCGAGGCGTCGTTCTATGTCGAAGAGGCGGCGCTGGCGCGAATCCAGCCGGGCGCGCAGCTTGATGAACCAGGCTGCCTCCGCGCCTTCGACGCCAACCGCGACAGGATATGCGCCGCAGCCGCGAAAGTTTACGTGCGCGGCGGCCGCGGATCCTACGATCTGGGCGTCGCCAACTTCTGA
- a CDS encoding serine hydrolase domain-containing protein yields MKTLFAAAVAACLAFAVTIDLAHAGPLPEAKPDEVGFSQAGLARMDDFFAREIAAKRVPGAVVAIARDGKLVHYKAYGQLDATKGTPMPVDAIFALASMTKPMAAVAGLTLMEQGRLPLQARLADYYPAFASMMVGSTQADGALKTDPQASPIYIHDLYRHTSGLMYGGRPDSSSAVAKLYPDGTAPALEGDTQAFIDRITKLPLAHQPSTEFEYGFSIDVLGAVVEKVSEQRLGEYLAANVWQPLGMTDATFHPTDAQRTRLARPFPNDPVTGKPQSIKLLDAPTKFDCGGACSFASVGDYIRFGQMLLNGGELDGKRILSPKTVHHMTSNHLGPEIKNNVANIEPHRGGFGFGLGVAVRTGEGLSSVPGNPGEFTWNGAYGTQFFCDPKERLVVVVGTAAPGELRKYYREQVQDIVYGAMVK; encoded by the coding sequence ATGAAGACGCTGTTTGCCGCTGCCGTGGCGGCCTGCCTTGCTTTCGCCGTGACTATCGATTTGGCCCATGCCGGGCCGCTGCCCGAAGCCAAGCCCGACGAGGTCGGATTCTCGCAAGCAGGCCTCGCCCGGATGGACGATTTCTTCGCCCGCGAGATAGCGGCGAAACGCGTGCCCGGCGCCGTGGTCGCGATCGCCCGCGACGGCAAGCTGGTGCATTACAAGGCCTACGGCCAGCTCGATGCGACCAAGGGCACGCCGATGCCTGTTGATGCGATATTTGCGTTGGCGTCGATGACCAAGCCGATGGCGGCGGTCGCAGGGCTGACGCTGATGGAGCAGGGGCGCCTGCCGCTGCAGGCCAGGCTCGCGGACTACTATCCGGCGTTCGCCAGCATGATGGTCGGCAGCACGCAGGCCGACGGTGCGTTGAAGACAGACCCGCAGGCGTCGCCGATCTATATCCACGATCTCTATCGCCACACCTCGGGCCTGATGTATGGCGGACGGCCCGACAGTTCGAGCGCGGTAGCAAAGCTCTATCCGGATGGAACCGCGCCGGCGCTGGAGGGCGACACCCAGGCCTTCATCGATCGCATCACGAAGCTGCCGCTGGCGCACCAGCCGTCGACGGAATTCGAATATGGGTTTTCGATCGACGTGCTCGGCGCGGTGGTCGAAAAGGTCAGCGAGCAGCGGCTCGGCGAATACCTGGCGGCGAATGTCTGGCAGCCGCTCGGCATGACCGACGCCACGTTCCATCCGACGGATGCGCAGCGCACCCGTCTCGCCCGTCCGTTCCCGAACGATCCGGTGACCGGCAAGCCGCAAAGCATCAAGCTGCTGGATGCGCCGACCAAGTTCGACTGCGGCGGCGCCTGCTCGTTTGCGTCGGTCGGCGACTACATCCGCTTCGGACAGATGCTGCTCAACGGCGGCGAACTCGACGGCAAGCGCATCCTCAGCCCCAAGACGGTGCATCACATGACCTCCAACCACTTAGGTCCCGAGATCAAGAACAACGTCGCAAACATCGAGCCGCATCGCGGAGGTTTTGGTTTCGGCCTCGGTGTCGCGGTGCGCACCGGCGAAGGTCTGTCGTCCGTGCCGGGCAATCCCGGCGAGTTCACCTGGAACGGCGCCTACGGCACCCAGTTCTTCTGCGATCCCAAGGAACGCCTCGTCGTCGTGGTCGGCACAGCGGCGCCCGGCGAGCTGCGAAAATATTACCGCGAGCAGGTCCAGGACATCGTGTACGGGGCGATGGTGAAGTAG